Proteins from a genomic interval of Salvelinus alpinus chromosome 7, SLU_Salpinus.1, whole genome shotgun sequence:
- the LOC139580303 gene encoding uncharacterized protein: protein MWLHATTKHVRFKLSELTKEIIGCYTRTHPTAQSVQVSTHHPTPQDTPPGQHPPPNTPGHTPRSAPTTHHPRTHPQVSTHHPTPQDTPRGQHPLPNTPGHTPRSAPTTQHPRTHPQVSTHHPTPPKAALTTQHPQDRPPGQPLQLNTPRTAPTTQHPQDSPYNSTPPGQTPRTAPTTQHPQDSPYNSTPPGQTPRTAPTTHHPQDSPYNSTPPGQPLQLNTSRTAPTTQHPQDSPYNPTPPGQTPPPNTPRTDPTTQHPQVSTHHPTPPGQPLQPNTPRTDPTTQHPQRQPSPLNTPRTDPQDSPYNSTPPGQPLQLNTPRTAPTTQHPQDRPPGQPLQLNTPRTAPTTQHPQDRPPGQPLQLNTPRTAPTTQHPQDSPYNSTPPGQPLQPNTPRTAPTTQHPQDRPHHPTPPGQPLQPNTPRTDPTTQHPQVSTHHPTPPGQTPPPNTPRTAPTTQHPQDRPHHPTPPGQPLQLNTPRTAPTTQHPQDIYVNSYITMPVNSSIL, encoded by the coding sequence ATGTGGCTccatgcaacaacaaaacatgtcaGATTCAAACTGTCAGAGCTGACTAAAGAGATAATTGGGtgttacacacgcacacaccccacTGCCCAAAGCGTCCAGGTCAGCACCCACCACCCAACACCCCAGGACACACCCCCAGGTCAGCACCCACCACCCAACACCCCAGGACACACCCCCAGGTCagcacccaccacccaccaccccagGACACACCCCCAGGTCAGCACCCACCACCCAACACCCCAGGACACACCCCGAGGTCAGCACCCACTACCCAACACCCCAGGACACACCCCCAGGTCAGCACCCACCACCCAACACCCCAGGACACACCCCCAGGTCAGCACCCACCACCCAACACCCCCAAAGGCAGCCCTCACCACTCAACACCCCCAGGACAGACCCCCAGGACAGCCCCTACAACTCAACACCCCCAGGACAGCCCCTACAACTCAACACCCCCAGGACAGCCCCTACAACTCAACACCCCCAGGACAGACCCCCAGGACAGCCCCTACAACTCAACACCCCCAGGACAGCCCCTACAACTCAACACCCCCAGGACAGACCCCCAGGACAGCCCCTACAACTCATCACCCCCAGGACAGCCCCTACAACTCAACACCCCCAGGACAGCCCCTACAACTCAACACCTCCAGGACAGCCCCTACAACCCAACACCCCCAGGACAGCCCCTACAACCCAACACCCCCAGGACAGACCCCACCACCCAACACCCCCAGGACAGACCCCACCACCCAACACCCCCAGGTCAGCACCCACCACCCAACACCCCCAGGACAGCCCCTACAACCCAACACCCCCAGGACAGACCCCACCACCCAACACCCCCAAAGGCAGCCCTCACCACTCAACACCCCCAGGACAGACCCCCAGGACAGCCCCTACAACTCAACACCCCCAGGACAGCCCCTACAACTCAACACCCCCAGGACAGCCCCTACAACTCAACACCCCCAGGACAGACCCCCAGGACAGCCCCTACAACTCAACACCCCCAGGACAGCCCCTACAACTCAACACCCCCAGGACAGACCCCCAGGACAGCCCCTACAACTCAACACCCCCAGGACAGCCCCTACAACTCAACACCCCCAGGACAGCCCCTACAACTCAACACCTCCAGGACAGCCCCTACAACCCAACACCCCCAGGACAGCCCCTACAACCCAACACCCCCAGGACAGACCCCACCACCCAACACCCCCAGGACAGCCCCTACAACCTAACACCCCCAGGACAGACCCCACCACCCAACACCCCCAGGTCAGCACCCACCACCCAACACCCCCAGGACAGACCCCACCACCCAACACCCCCAGGACAGCCCCTACAACCCAACACCCCCAGGACAGACCCCACCACCCAACACCCCCAGGACAGCCCCTACAACTCAACACCCCCAGGACAGCCCCTACAACTCAACACCCCCAGGACATATATGTTAACAGTTACATTACAATGCCTGTTAACAGCTCCATTCTCTAG